The nucleotide sequence ATATCATTTAAAATTTTTGCGCTATCTATCTCAAAACTTAAATTTTCAATTTTTAATTTCAATCTATCCTCCTTTTTTAATTTTTTTGTCACGAATTATACAAATTTTGGATTTTTTATCTGGATGCAACGTCACGTTGCTTATTTATTAAAATTATAGATACTTTTTTTCATGATCCATAGAAAGAATGGTGCTCCTAAAAACGATGTGACAATCCCTACTGGAAGTTCATTGGGAGCCATTACTACCCTGGAAAAGGTGTCGGCCAGAGTGAGAAAAAATCCACCTAGAAATATAGATACTGGTATAAGAACTCTATGTTTAGAACTTGTTAATTTTCTTGAAATATGAGGAATAATAAGACCGATAAATCCTATTACACCACTTATGGAAACTAAGATTCCTGTCAACAGAGTAGATGTAAGTATAATTATAATTCTTATCTTATTGGTATTGACACCTAAAATCTTAGAACTTTCCTCTCCTAAAAGTAAGATATCCAATTCACGATTAAAAAACATAGTTATTCCAAAGACAATCACGAGTAAAGTGGTCAAAAGATAGATAGACGACCATTTGGCTCCACTTAAACTACCAACAATCCAAAATAACGCTGTATACAGATCTCCATTTTGGGCAGAGAAAGTTATAAAAGTAGTGATAGATGAAAACATGGAGGAGATAGCAATTCCTGTAAGAACCAGTTTGGTAGAACTATAATTTCCGCCTATATTAGCGATTCTGAAAACCAAGACAGCAGCTGTAACAGCTCCTAAAAATGCCATAAATGGAGTACCTAAACCACCGATGTTAAAACCTATGATAAGGGATAAAACTGCACCTGTTGAAGCCCCACTGGAAACTCCTAAGATATATGGGTCAGCAAGGGAATTTTTGGTAAGGGCCTGCATGAGAACACCGACCAAGGATAACCCTCCGCCTACTAAGAATGCTAAAAATATACGAGGTAACCGCAGTTTTAATAAGATTGTTTCTAAATTTGGATTCCAAGTTGCATCAAACACGTTGTGGTTTGTAATGGAATTAGTGAGAATTTTTAG is from Psychrilyobacter atlanticus DSM 19335 and encodes:
- a CDS encoding FecCD family ABC transporter permease, with the translated sequence MKLKTFLIFLSLGILTIIFALSSGVIKINPLITLKILTNSITNHNVFDATWNPNLETILLKLRLPRIFLAFLVGGGLSLVGVLMQALTKNSLADPYILGVSSGASTGAVLSLIIGFNIGGLGTPFMAFLGAVTAAVLVFRIANIGGNYSSTKLVLTGIAISSMFSSITTFITFSAQNGDLYTALFWIVGSLSGAKWSSIYLLTTLLVIVFGITMFFNRELDILLLGEESSKILGVNTNKIRIIIILTSTLLTGILVSISGVIGFIGLIIPHISRKLTSSKHRVLIPVSIFLGGFFLTLADTFSRVVMAPNELPVGIVTSFLGAPFFLWIMKKSIYNFNK